One stretch of Croceibacterium atlanticum DNA includes these proteins:
- a CDS encoding DUF736 domain-containing protein, whose protein sequence is MATIGTFTANDNGELVGNIRTLTLNTQTILRPVDKDGEKSPDFRVSTGDLDIGAAWKKTSREGRDYISVKLDDPSFLAPVYATLSETDTAGEYVLIWSR, encoded by the coding sequence ATGGCCACCATCGGCACCTTCACCGCCAACGACAACGGCGAACTGGTCGGCAATATCAGGACGCTCACTCTCAACACCCAGACAATTCTCCGCCCCGTCGACAAGGACGGCGAGAAGTCCCCCGACTTCCGCGTCAGTACCGGCGATCTCGACATCGGCGCGGCCTGGAAGAAGACCAGTCGCGAAGGCCGCGACTATATCTCGGTCAAGCTGGACGATCCGAGCTTCCTGGCTCCCGTCTATGCCACACTTTCCGAGACCGACACCGCCGGCGAATACGTCCTCATTTGGTCGCGCTGA
- a CDS encoding cation transporter: MAGGCCGGCETTAPTEDKAWRRVLWIVLAINAGMFGVEMVAGVAAHSASLKADALDFLGDAANYAISLGVAGMALQWRARAAWLKGASLLLLGLWILGSTAWMAIAGTLPRAETMGIIGVLAFIANLACAIMLWRHREGDANRRSVWICSRNDAIGNVAVVAAALGVFGTGTAWPDIAVAMILASLGVSGGWQIVRQARSELRGLSGSRARAAT; this comes from the coding sequence ATGGCAGGCGGATGCTGCGGCGGTTGTGAAACGACTGCACCGACCGAGGACAAGGCATGGCGGCGGGTGCTGTGGATCGTGCTTGCCATTAATGCCGGAATGTTCGGTGTCGAGATGGTGGCGGGGGTTGCGGCGCATTCGGCATCGCTCAAGGCCGACGCGCTCGACTTTCTCGGGGATGCCGCCAACTATGCGATCAGCCTCGGCGTTGCCGGCATGGCACTGCAATGGCGCGCGCGGGCCGCATGGCTCAAGGGCGCCTCGCTGCTCCTGCTCGGTCTGTGGATTCTCGGCAGCACCGCATGGATGGCGATTGCAGGCACACTTCCCCGAGCTGAGACGATGGGCATTATCGGCGTGCTGGCGTTCATCGCCAATCTTGCTTGCGCGATCATGCTGTGGCGGCACCGCGAGGGCGACGCCAACCGCAGGTCGGTATGGATCTGCTCGCGCAATGACGCGATCGGCAATGTGGCCGTGGTCGCCGCCGCGCTCGGCGTGTTCGGCACGGGTACCGCCTGGCCCGATATCGCCGTTGCCATGATCCTCGCCAGTCTTGGTGTCAGCGGCGGCTGGCAGATCGTCCGGCAGGCGCGGTCTGAATTGCGGGGACTTTCGGGAAGTAGGGCACGCGCGGCCACCTGA
- a CDS encoding MerR family transcriptional regulator → MAFTIGELGKATGTKVETIRYYERIGLLAKPERTSGNYRSYGKAELGRLSFIRRARDLGFPLDQVRALLSLSDDRSRDCATVDALARDHLAEVERKIADLTALRSELSALLDSCKGGTVGDCRIIEALAPPATSGETL, encoded by the coding sequence ATGGCATTCACGATCGGCGAACTGGGCAAGGCGACGGGCACCAAGGTCGAAACGATCCGCTATTACGAGCGGATCGGATTGCTGGCGAAGCCTGAACGAACTTCGGGCAATTACCGCTCCTATGGGAAGGCGGAACTGGGCCGGCTCTCATTCATTCGCCGGGCACGCGATCTCGGCTTCCCGCTCGACCAGGTGCGGGCGTTGCTGTCACTGTCGGATGATCGGTCACGCGATTGCGCCACGGTCGATGCCTTGGCCCGCGATCACCTTGCCGAGGTCGAGCGCAAGATCGCCGATCTGACTGCGCTTCGTAGCGAGCTGTCGGCATTACTCGACTCCTGCAAGGGCGGCACGGTCGGGGATTGCCGGATCATCGAGGCGCTCGCACCGCCTGCCACTTCAGGAGAGACCCTGTGA
- a CDS encoding YnfA family protein, whose translation MNLTPFAYLGAALAEIAGCFSFWAWLRLGKSPFWLVPGMISLALFAWLLTLVDSDAAGRTYAAYGGVYIAASLGWLWAIEGLRPDRWDITGASVCLVGAAIILLGPRSI comes from the coding sequence GTGAACCTCACACCGTTCGCCTATCTCGGCGCAGCCTTGGCCGAGATCGCAGGATGCTTCTCCTTCTGGGCATGGCTGCGGCTCGGCAAGTCACCATTCTGGCTTGTCCCGGGCATGATCTCGCTCGCCTTGTTCGCGTGGTTGCTAACCCTGGTCGACAGCGATGCGGCGGGACGTACCTATGCTGCCTATGGCGGCGTCTATATTGCTGCCTCACTGGGCTGGCTGTGGGCGATTGAAGGGCTGCGCCCCGATCGATGGGATATTACCGGTGCCTCCGTCTGTCTTGTTGGAGCGGCCATTATCCTGCTTGGTCCCCGTTCGATTTGA
- a CDS encoding ParB/RepB/Spo0J family partition protein, translating to MNAVTETTAAEPVSGVEIFVPLNKLKKSPRNARKVPHGESAIEALAASIAHKGLIQNLVVEPAVKDDGTPTGFYFVTAGEGRRQAMLLCAKRRKMKKSDPVRCWLDTENDPSEISLDENVTRTPMHPADQFERFRELSETKGWGAQEIGARFGVSAHVVKQRLRLGAVSPKLLQVYREDGLTLDQLMAFAITGDHDRQEQVFESLHHNREPWIIRRDLTAANVPGHDRRAIFVGEAAYEEAGGTIIRDLFADEGGGYFEDAGLLDMLAIEKLREVAAEVQAEGWKWVEAHIDYPHAHGMRRFYPEAVALSDEDEKRLEAASAQYDQLVENFDSYDEMPEDVAAKVEALDAEIDAISDKRHAYDAKLIAHGGVLVVLNHDGTVRIERGFVRAEDEVLADPQPEGESEDAAPDTVEDEQTDDSDEGEQDIEDDEVGKPISDALTRDLSAHRTLALRVALGEWPDMALIAITHTLTSQLFYSFAEAGCLEVRPTVTPLGSHADGIEDTPLAAKANAAHEAWAERMPRDVAELWTFIFALDDEDRMALLAHCVACTVNALHLPWDRKPRSLQTADRLASALALDMAKDWTPTVGSYLGRVTKAHIVEAVTEGVSEDAARRIVDMKKADMAQSAEQLLAGTGWLPAILRTPDTEAEQPSEAEAPEAQAEDGEDFYAVAAE from the coding sequence ATGAACGCTGTTACCGAAACCACCGCTGCCGAGCCTGTGTCTGGCGTCGAGATTTTCGTGCCCCTGAACAAGCTCAAGAAGTCCCCGCGCAATGCGCGCAAGGTGCCGCACGGGGAAAGCGCCATCGAGGCGCTGGCCGCATCCATCGCGCACAAGGGGCTGATCCAGAACCTTGTCGTGGAACCCGCAGTAAAGGACGATGGAACGCCGACCGGCTTCTATTTCGTCACCGCTGGCGAAGGTCGCAGGCAGGCGATGCTGCTGTGCGCCAAGCGCAGGAAGATGAAGAAGTCCGACCCGGTGCGCTGCTGGCTCGACACCGAGAACGATCCGTCCGAGATCAGTCTGGACGAGAATGTCACCCGCACCCCCATGCACCCCGCCGACCAGTTCGAGCGGTTCCGCGAGCTTTCCGAAACCAAGGGTTGGGGCGCGCAGGAAATCGGCGCGCGGTTCGGCGTGTCCGCCCATGTCGTGAAGCAGCGGCTGCGCCTTGGTGCTGTGTCTCCGAAGCTGTTGCAGGTCTACCGCGAGGATGGGCTGACGCTGGATCAGTTGATGGCCTTTGCCATTACCGGGGACCACGACCGACAGGAGCAGGTGTTCGAGAGCCTGCATCATAACCGCGAGCCATGGATCATTCGGCGCGATCTGACCGCCGCCAATGTTCCCGGCCATGATCGCCGCGCGATCTTCGTGGGCGAGGCAGCTTATGAAGAAGCGGGCGGCACCATCATCCGCGACCTGTTTGCCGACGAAGGCGGCGGCTATTTCGAGGATGCGGGTTTGCTCGATATGCTGGCTATCGAGAAGCTGCGCGAGGTTGCTGCCGAAGTGCAGGCCGAGGGCTGGAAATGGGTCGAGGCGCATATCGACTATCCCCATGCCCACGGCATGCGGCGTTTCTATCCCGAAGCCGTTGCCCTGTCCGACGAGGACGAAAAGCGGTTGGAAGCGGCGTCAGCCCAGTATGACCAGCTTGTCGAGAATTTCGACTCCTATGACGAAATGCCGGAGGACGTGGCGGCCAAGGTCGAGGCGCTGGATGCGGAGATCGATGCGATTTCCGACAAGCGTCATGCCTATGATGCTAAACTGATCGCGCATGGCGGTGTGCTCGTGGTGCTCAACCATGATGGCACGGTCAGGATCGAGCGCGGTTTCGTTCGTGCCGAGGATGAGGTGCTGGCCGATCCGCAGCCCGAAGGTGAAAGCGAAGATGCTGCACCTGATACTGTCGAGGATGAACAGACCGACGATAGCGATGAAGGTGAGCAGGACATCGAAGACGACGAAGTCGGCAAGCCGATTTCCGATGCTCTGACCCGCGACCTGTCCGCGCACCGGACCCTTGCCCTTCGCGTGGCGCTTGGCGAGTGGCCCGACATGGCGTTGATCGCTATAACCCATACGCTGACTTCGCAACTGTTCTACAGCTTTGCCGAGGCCGGTTGCCTTGAGGTCCGTCCGACCGTGACGCCGCTGGGCAGTCATGCGGACGGGATCGAGGATACGCCGCTGGCAGCCAAGGCAAACGCGGCGCATGAGGCATGGGCCGAACGGATGCCCCGTGATGTGGCGGAACTGTGGACCTTCATATTCGCTCTGGACGATGAGGACCGGATGGCGCTGCTGGCGCATTGTGTGGCCTGCACCGTCAATGCGCTGCATCTGCCGTGGGATCGCAAGCCCCGGTCGCTGCAAACCGCCGACAGGCTGGCGAGTGCGCTGGCGCTCGACATGGCGAAGGACTGGACGCCCACCGTGGGCAGCTATCTTGGCCGTGTCACCAAGGCGCATATCGTCGAGGCCGTGACCGAAGGCGTATCGGAGGATGCCGCGCGCCGGATCGTGGACATGAAGAAAGCCGACATGGCGCAGTCCGCCGAGCAGCTTCTGGCCGGGACCGGATGGTTGCCTGCGATCCTGCGGACGCCGGACACGGAAGCGGAGCAGCCATCAGAGGCCGAGGCTCCCGAAGCGCAAGCCGAGGACGGCGAAGACTTCTACGCCGTCGCCGCCGAATAG
- a CDS encoding tetratricopeptide repeat protein, translating to MGLNIDEQKAVERFRKDVVDPSRDKLVILDFWAEWCGPCKALTPVLEKVAAEYADKGVLLAKLNVDEEQFIAAQFQVRSIPTVYAIFQGQPVADLTPARTESQLKQMLDQLLEKLPIKAGAGDEGASQQPDLEQLVGMGEQLLAEGDAERAASVFMQIAQMAPDDPGVQSGLIRALLAAGHKEEAQAAFDALPEDLKADPVVAQAGSALELAGSDVDDSELQALRAAAAERPADMQAQFDFAQAAFAAGSRDEAADTLLKMIEIDPAWNEGAAKAKLLQIFEAVGLEDAWVASQRRRLSLLLFG from the coding sequence ATGGGCCTTAATATCGATGAGCAGAAGGCAGTCGAACGGTTCCGCAAGGACGTGGTCGATCCCTCGCGCGACAAGCTCGTCATCCTCGATTTCTGGGCCGAATGGTGTGGACCGTGCAAGGCGTTGACGCCGGTGCTGGAAAAGGTCGCCGCAGAATATGCCGATAAGGGCGTGCTGCTGGCCAAGCTGAATGTGGACGAGGAACAATTCATCGCCGCCCAGTTCCAGGTGCGGTCGATTCCCACTGTCTATGCGATTTTCCAGGGCCAGCCGGTGGCGGATCTGACCCCGGCCCGCACCGAATCACAATTGAAGCAGATGCTGGACCAATTGCTGGAAAAACTGCCGATCAAGGCAGGTGCCGGCGATGAAGGCGCTTCGCAACAGCCCGATCTGGAACAGCTGGTCGGCATGGGCGAACAATTGCTGGCCGAAGGCGATGCCGAACGGGCCGCATCGGTTTTCATGCAGATCGCACAGATGGCGCCGGACGATCCCGGCGTGCAGTCCGGCCTGATTCGCGCATTGCTGGCTGCCGGCCACAAGGAAGAAGCGCAGGCCGCGTTCGATGCCCTGCCGGAAGATCTGAAAGCCGATCCCGTGGTGGCCCAGGCAGGCAGCGCGCTGGAACTGGCGGGAAGCGATGTCGATGACAGCGAATTGCAGGCCCTGCGCGCCGCCGCGGCAGAACGTCCGGCCGATATGCAGGCCCAGTTCGATTTCGCCCAGGCTGCCTTTGCCGCAGGTTCGCGCGATGAAGCGGCGGACACGCTGCTGAAGATGATCGAAATCGATCCGGCATGGAATGAAGGCGCGGCCAAGGCCAAGCTGTTGCAGATCTTCGAAGCGGTCGGGCTGGAAGATGCCTGGGTGGCATCCCAGAGGCGGCGCCTTTCGCTGTTGCTGTTCGGTTGA
- a CDS encoding LON peptidase substrate-binding domain-containing protein codes for MASSRLSIFPLSGAILFPGLQLPLHIFEPRYRALVGDALARDRRIAMIQPQGPEEDAPLFQIGCVGRIEDVEALEDGRYNIVLEGESRFRLKRELDVKTPFRQIEAELLADPKHETLSLAERAGFEQEARIFADMQGYSIDWDSVERLDDTSLINGVSQIAPFDSASKQALLEAPNLAERCELLIQLMQFFGRGDPDEERVTLQ; via the coding sequence GTGGCCAGTTCGCGGCTCTCTATCTTTCCATTGTCCGGGGCGATCCTGTTCCCGGGCCTGCAATTGCCGCTCCATATATTCGAGCCGCGTTACCGGGCCCTTGTGGGGGATGCGCTGGCGCGCGACCGGCGGATCGCGATGATCCAGCCGCAGGGCCCGGAAGAAGATGCCCCCCTGTTCCAGATCGGCTGCGTCGGCCGAATCGAGGATGTGGAGGCTCTGGAAGATGGCCGGTATAATATCGTCCTCGAAGGGGAATCGCGCTTCCGCCTTAAGCGGGAACTGGATGTGAAGACGCCCTTCCGCCAGATCGAGGCGGAATTGCTGGCCGATCCGAAACATGAAACGCTGAGCCTGGCCGAACGCGCCGGTTTTGAACAGGAAGCCCGCATCTTCGCCGATATGCAGGGTTATTCGATCGATTGGGATTCGGTCGAACGGCTGGACGATACATCGCTGATCAACGGCGTCAGCCAGATCGCGCCATTCGATTCCGCGTCCAAGCAGGCATTGCTGGAAGCGCCCAATCTGGCCGAACGCTGCGAATTGCTGATCCAGCTGATGCAGTTTTTCGGCCGCGGCGATCCGGACGAGGAACGGGTGACGCTGCAATAG
- a CDS encoding MarC family protein — MIEIFLSAFVTLFLVIDPPGCAPIYAGLVSEATPRQQRNMAIRATSIASVILLCFALFGEQLLGALHIQLDSFRIAGGIMLFLIALEMVFEKRTQRREERAEKIRATPEIEDVSVFPMAMPMLAGPGAIASIMLLMARAQGTEETLVILGALGAVMLLTLGALIAATPLMRLFGNDVEAVITRLLGVLLAALAIQFVIDGVKGSFL, encoded by the coding sequence ATGATCGAAATCTTCCTTTCCGCCTTCGTCACCCTGTTCCTGGTGATCGACCCGCCGGGTTGCGCGCCGATCTATGCCGGGCTGGTGAGCGAGGCGACCCCGCGCCAGCAACGCAACATGGCCATTCGGGCCACATCGATCGCTTCGGTCATCCTGCTGTGCTTCGCCCTGTTCGGGGAACAATTGCTGGGCGCCTTGCATATCCAGCTGGATTCCTTCCGCATCGCCGGCGGTATCATGCTGTTCCTGATCGCGCTGGAAATGGTCTTTGAAAAGCGGACCCAGCGGCGCGAGGAACGGGCCGAGAAGATTCGTGCCACGCCCGAGATAGAGGACGTGTCCGTTTTCCCCATGGCCATGCCGATGCTGGCCGGGCCGGGCGCGATCGCATCCATCATGCTGCTGATGGCGCGGGCGCAGGGCACGGAAGAGACCCTGGTCATTCTCGGCGCGCTGGGTGCGGTCATGCTGCTGACCCTGGGCGCCCTCATCGCGGCCACACCGCTGATGCGGCTGTTCGGCAATGATGTGGAGGCAGTGATCACGCGCCTGCTGGGCGTGTTGCTGGCGGCGCTGGCGATCCAGTTCGTGATCGACGGGGTGAAGGGCAGCTTCCTGTAA
- a CDS encoding YggT family protein, with amino-acid sequence MITLVSILGIIVQAIVVLIIVQFVIGLLFSFNVVSPSNQFLMQVYSSINALMDPLLRPIRKILPDTGAIDFSPLVLIIGLQILMRILSDIAFRI; translated from the coding sequence TTGATTACCCTTGTCAGCATTCTCGGCATTATCGTGCAGGCGATTGTCGTCCTGATCATCGTCCAGTTCGTGATCGGGTTGCTCTTTTCCTTCAATGTCGTCAGCCCGAGCAACCAGTTCCTGATGCAGGTCTATTCCTCCATCAATGCGTTGATGGATCCGCTGTTGCGGCCGATCCGCAAGATCCTGCCCGATACGGGGGCGATCGATTTTTCGCCGCTCGTGCTGATAATCGGGCTGCAGATACTCATGCGCATATTGTCTGACATTGCCTTCCGTATCTGA
- the argB gene encoding acetylglutamate kinase: protein MTASQDKQMLAKAETLIEALPYFQRYAGRSFVVKYGGHAMGDPKAARDFAEDIVLLKAVGINPVVVHGGGPQIGAMLKKLGVESQFIDGLRVTDKATAEVAEMVLSGAINKELVGWIAQAGGKALGISGKDAGLVTASKVARTTKDPDSQIEQAIDLGFVGEPEEVDTTILETASKAGMIPIVAPIGAGRDGHTYNINADTMAGAIAAALGAARLFLLTDVSGVLDKQGSLLTDLTPADIAKLREDGTISGGMIPKLETCVKAVEAGCEAAVVLDGRVPHAMLLEFFTSRGAGTLVRAGGD from the coding sequence ATGACCGCCTCGCAGGACAAGCAAATGCTCGCCAAGGCGGAGACGCTGATCGAGGCGCTCCCCTATTTTCAACGCTATGCCGGGCGTAGTTTCGTCGTGAAATATGGCGGCCACGCCATGGGCGATCCCAAGGCCGCGCGCGATTTTGCCGAAGATATCGTGCTGCTCAAGGCAGTCGGCATCAACCCGGTGGTGGTGCATGGCGGCGGGCCGCAGATCGGTGCCATGCTGAAGAAGCTGGGCGTCGAATCGCAATTCATCGACGGTTTGCGCGTTACGGACAAGGCGACCGCCGAAGTGGCCGAAATGGTGCTGTCCGGCGCGATCAACAAGGAACTGGTCGGCTGGATCGCGCAGGCCGGGGGCAAGGCTCTGGGCATTTCGGGCAAGGATGCCGGGCTGGTCACCGCCAGCAAGGTCGCGCGCACGACCAAGGATCCCGACAGCCAGATCGAACAGGCGATCGACCTGGGCTTTGTCGGCGAACCGGAAGAGGTGGACACCACCATTCTGGAAACCGCGAGCAAGGCGGGCATGATTCCGATCGTGGCCCCGATTGGCGCGGGCAGGGATGGCCATACCTATAATATCAATGCCGATACGATGGCGGGCGCCATTGCCGCCGCGCTTGGTGCCGCACGCCTGTTCCTGCTGACGGATGTATCCGGCGTGCTGGACAAGCAGGGCAGCTTGCTGACGGACCTGACACCCGCCGATATCGCCAAATTGCGTGAAGACGGCACGATCAGCGGCGGCATGATTCCCAAGCTGGAAACCTGCGTGAAAGCGGTTGAGGCCGGGTGCGAAGCGGCAGTGGTTCTGGATGGCCGCGTGCCGCACGCCATGCTGCTGGAATTCTTCACCTCCCGCGGGGCGGGTACGCTGGTTCGCGCCGGGGGCGATTGA
- the ppk2 gene encoding polyphosphate kinase 2: protein MKRKKYEELLEPLEHELVAMARWAKTRGERICVLFEGRDTAGKGGTIKAISERINPRQCRTVALPRPGEVEAGQWYFQRYVQHLPAAGEIVLFDRSWYNRAGVERVMGFASDAEVTAFLHQAPIFERLLVDDGIRLFKYWLSCDQEHQEERFAERLEDPLKRWKLSPVDAAARSRYQDYTAAREAMFAATHTPHAPWTVVDFNDQKHGRLTLIRDLLDRLPDTVVPEQEIDWPDLPHKPLTEEFRMLEPIRPYLLPDE, encoded by the coding sequence ATGAAGCGCAAGAAATACGAGGAATTGCTCGAACCTCTGGAGCATGAGCTGGTGGCCATGGCCCGCTGGGCAAAAACCAGGGGCGAACGCATCTGCGTTCTGTTCGAAGGGCGCGACACGGCCGGCAAGGGCGGCACGATCAAGGCGATTTCTGAACGCATCAATCCAAGGCAATGCCGCACGGTCGCCCTGCCCAGGCCGGGCGAGGTGGAAGCCGGCCAATGGTATTTCCAGCGTTACGTCCAGCACCTGCCCGCCGCCGGCGAAATCGTGCTGTTTGACCGCAGCTGGTACAACCGCGCCGGAGTGGAACGGGTGATGGGCTTTGCCAGCGATGCCGAAGTCACCGCCTTCCTGCACCAGGCGCCGATTTTCGAAAGGCTGCTGGTGGATGACGGGATCCGCTTGTTCAAATACTGGCTAAGCTGCGATCAGGAACATCAGGAAGAACGCTTCGCGGAACGTCTGGAAGATCCGCTGAAACGCTGGAAGCTATCCCCCGTCGATGCAGCAGCGCGGAGCCGTTATCAGGACTATACCGCCGCGAGGGAGGCGATGTTCGCGGCAACGCACACACCGCATGCGCCCTGGACCGTGGTCGACTTCAACGACCAGAAGCATGGCAGGCTGACCCTGATCCGCGATCTGCTGGATCGCCTGCCCGATACGGTGGTGCCGGAACAGGAAATCGACTGGCCGGACCTGCCGCACAAGCCGCTGACGGAAGAATTCCGGATGCTGGAACCGATTCGCCCCTATCTGCTGCCCGATGAATAG
- a CDS encoding thermonuclease family protein produces the protein MPEQTIDDATYRRGYRRRNNVWRELSWFLPALIAVPLAAASVATLGLSPPKSQARPVVETGDIESAQFAACTNRMQTNCVIDGDTLYYRGQAIRIADINAPEAGRSTCAKEARIGSQAAARLQDLLNAAPFSLHRNPDGPNEDRYGRLLRTITRDGQSIGQILVAEGLAENPENFRRGWC, from the coding sequence ATGCCAGAACAAACGATCGACGATGCAACCTATCGCCGCGGGTATCGCCGCCGCAACAATGTGTGGCGCGAATTGTCCTGGTTCCTGCCCGCATTGATAGCTGTCCCGCTGGCGGCCGCATCGGTCGCCACATTGGGCCTCAGCCCGCCCAAGAGCCAAGCCCGGCCCGTCGTGGAAACGGGCGACATTGAAAGCGCGCAATTCGCCGCCTGCACCAATCGGATGCAGACCAATTGCGTGATTGACGGGGACACGCTCTATTATCGCGGGCAGGCCATCCGCATCGCCGATATAAACGCACCTGAAGCCGGCCGCTCCACCTGCGCAAAGGAGGCGCGTATCGGCAGCCAGGCGGCCGCGCGATTGCAGGATCTGCTGAATGCGGCGCCCTTCAGCCTGCATCGCAATCCCGATGGCCCGAACGAGGACCGCTATGGCCGCCTGCTGCGCACCATCACCCGCGACGGGCAGAGCATAGGCCAGATATTGGTGGCCGAAGGACTGGCCGAAAACCCGGAAAACTTCCGCCGCGGCTGGTGCTGA
- a CDS encoding thermonuclease family protein yields the protein MPRKPFKAVPLRPQKGRRFAARRPAQKGNARWFLPLMIALPLATFTVVFLWDAPLPSRAHVPMDRDSASFEPCSGTVRTTCVVDGDTFWYRGKKIRIADINTPETSQPDCAREARLGAQATERLTQLLNRGPFTLETAGNDRDRYGRLLRVVTREGRSLGDILVEEGLAEPWKGYRGDWC from the coding sequence ATGCCGCGCAAACCCTTCAAGGCCGTGCCGCTTCGCCCGCAAAAAGGGCGGCGGTTTGCTGCGCGCAGGCCAGCGCAGAAGGGAAATGCCCGCTGGTTTCTTCCGCTGATGATCGCTCTTCCGCTGGCGACCTTTACCGTTGTGTTCCTGTGGGATGCCCCTCTTCCCTCCCGCGCCCATGTGCCGATGGACAGGGACAGCGCGAGTTTCGAGCCGTGCAGCGGTACAGTCCGCACCACCTGCGTCGTGGATGGGGATACGTTCTGGTATCGCGGAAAGAAGATCCGCATCGCGGACATCAATACGCCTGAAACCAGCCAGCCCGATTGTGCGCGAGAGGCGCGGCTGGGCGCGCAGGCGACGGAGCGGCTTACCCAATTGCTCAATCGCGGCCCCTTCACGCTGGAGACGGCAGGCAATGACCGGGACCGTTATGGCCGCCTGCTGCGCGTGGTCACGCGTGAAGGGCGGAGCCTTGGCGATATTCTGGTGGAAGAAGGGCTGGCCGAACCCTGGAAGGGTTATCGCGGCGATTGGTGCTAG
- a CDS encoding excalibur calcium-binding domain-containing protein, which produces MIQRGERGYRPGLDRDGDGVACEPWRGR; this is translated from the coding sequence GTGATCCAGCGGGGGGAGCGCGGTTATCGCCCCGGCTTGGACCGGGATGGCGACGGGGTGGCCTGCGAACCGTGGCGGGGGCGTTGA
- a CDS encoding ribonucleotide-diphosphate reductase subunit beta, protein MSLLEARKTYKPFEYPWAYEFWKRQQQVHWMPEEVPLGEDCRDWAQKLTDHERNLLTQIFRFFTQADVEVQDCYHEKYGRVFKPTEVKMMLAAFSNMETIHIAAYSHLLDTIGMPESEYGMFLEYEEMKAKHDYMQLFGVDSDEDIARTLAMFGGFTEGMQLFASFAMLMNFPRFNKMKGMGQIVSWSVRDESLHCEGITRLFHAFTQERDCLTKAVKEDIIDCCQKTVRLEDAFIDLAFEQGPVPGMTAKEIKKYIRYIADWRLGQLGLQPIYMVDDHPLPWLTPLLNGVEHANFFETRATEYSKAATRGNWNDVWASFDKRNKAKAANEEETVEDGPGLFGDGEGVQAAE, encoded by the coding sequence ATGTCGCTGCTCGAAGCCCGCAAGACCTACAAGCCCTTTGAATATCCCTGGGCTTACGAGTTCTGGAAGCGGCAGCAGCAAGTGCACTGGATGCCGGAAGAAGTCCCCCTTGGGGAAGACTGCCGCGACTGGGCGCAGAAGCTGACCGATCATGAACGGAACCTGCTCACGCAGATCTTTCGCTTCTTCACCCAGGCGGACGTGGAAGTGCAGGATTGCTACCACGAAAAATATGGCCGCGTGTTCAAGCCGACCGAGGTGAAGATGATGCTGGCGGCGTTCAGCAATATGGAAACCATCCATATCGCCGCCTATTCCCACTTGCTCGACACGATCGGCATGCCCGAAAGCGAATATGGCATGTTCCTCGAATATGAGGAGATGAAGGCCAAGCATGATTACATGCAGCTCTTCGGTGTCGATTCGGATGAAGATATCGCCCGCACCCTGGCCATGTTCGGCGGCTTCACCGAAGGGATGCAGCTTTTCGCCAGCTTCGCCATGCTGATGAACTTCCCGCGCTTCAACAAGATGAAGGGCATGGGGCAGATCGTCAGCTGGTCCGTGCGTGACGAATCGCTGCATTGCGAAGGCATTACCCGCCTGTTCCACGCCTTCACGCAGGAACGCGATTGCCTGACCAAGGCGGTGAAGGAAGACATCATCGATTGCTGCCAGAAAACGGTGCGGCTGGAAGATGCCTTCATCGATCTCGCCTTCGAACAGGGCCCGGTTCCGGGCATGACGGCGAAGGAGATCAAGAAATATATCCGCTACATCGCGGATTGGCGGCTGGGCCAGCTGGGCCTGCAGCCGATCTACATGGTGGACGATCACCCGTTGCCCTGGCTCACCCCGCTGCTCAACGGTGTGGAACACGCCAACTTCTTCGAAACCCGCGCGACCGAATATTCCAAGGCGGCAACCCGCGGCAACTGGAACGACGTCTGGGCCAGCTTCGACAAGCGCAACAAGGCCAAGGCCGCGAATGAGGAAGAGACCGTTGAAGACGGCCCCGGCCTGTTCGGCGACGGCGAGGGCGTCCAGGCGGCGGAGTGA